A part of Paenibacillus donghaensis genomic DNA contains:
- a CDS encoding IS4 family transposase, with protein MVNKVAEKVLLCQVTQWLDRNASLLLGDRYAKKLHWGNTVFLFLEAIFRGRKGTQEIADHVESSTWMQECTGIQSIHQSSLNRKLGELPPEVLRELYLSRLEHLLEQEGPSLPKKLKKLGPLAAVDSTSLTLGRVRGQWAYQQTGKNAVKMHTCLHLTGEHSAIPMAPVLSTATVADMDTDVLAALVWQTGITYLFDRGYIHYTQYLQWLQAGILFVARLKQNSKVKVLKTRKVKAAGLVLDADVELTCPKTGKTGVFRLVEYKYTDKKKKAHLVRVLTNRWDITALEVAQLYRYRWKVELFFKCMKSNLHLKKIYSSRNPEAVWNLIYLYLIAYVLCEELRLCYAPKQRIGRVLAVFRLYIKGTLADFLKHLNRPKERTSKGRRNKGGRPATRPKVLKPKPIQF; from the coding sequence TTGGTTAATAAAGTAGCTGAAAAGGTGTTGTTATGTCAAGTCACCCAATGGTTAGATCGCAATGCTTCCTTGCTGCTCGGCGACCGTTATGCCAAAAAACTTCACTGGGGCAACACGGTGTTTCTCTTTTTAGAGGCCATATTTAGAGGACGAAAAGGGACTCAAGAGATTGCAGATCATGTAGAGAGTTCTACGTGGATGCAAGAATGCACCGGAATTCAATCCATTCACCAGTCGTCCTTGAACCGCAAGCTCGGCGAACTGCCCCCGGAGGTGCTCCGTGAGCTATACCTCTCTCGCCTGGAGCATCTGTTGGAACAGGAAGGACCGTCCCTGCCTAAAAAACTGAAAAAGTTGGGCCCCCTCGCAGCAGTCGATTCCACCAGCCTGACGCTGGGGCGGGTTCGCGGCCAATGGGCCTACCAGCAAACTGGAAAAAACGCCGTCAAGATGCATACCTGCTTGCACCTGACGGGCGAGCACTCGGCGATTCCCATGGCTCCGGTGCTTTCTACCGCGACGGTGGCCGATATGGACACTGATGTGCTAGCGGCATTGGTTTGGCAAACAGGGATTACGTATTTGTTCGACCGGGGGTATATTCACTACACTCAATATCTACAATGGCTCCAGGCAGGTATTCTGTTCGTCGCTCGCCTCAAGCAAAATAGCAAAGTGAAGGTGCTTAAAACGCGGAAGGTGAAGGCAGCGGGACTGGTGCTGGATGCGGATGTGGAGCTGACGTGTCCGAAGACGGGGAAAACCGGTGTATTTCGGCTCGTGGAGTACAAGTATACGGACAAGAAAAAGAAGGCTCACCTGGTTCGTGTTCTCACCAATCGCTGGGATATCACGGCTCTCGAAGTCGCACAGCTGTACCGCTACCGCTGGAAAGTAGAACTCTTTTTTAAATGTATGAAATCCAACTTACACCTGAAAAAAATCTATAGCAGCCGGAACCCGGAAGCCGTATGGAACCTGATCTACCTCTACCTGATTGCGTATGTGCTCTGCGAAGAGCTCCGTCTGTGTTATGCACCGAAGCAGCGAATCGGCCGGGTGCTAGCCGTGTTCCGCTTGTATATAAAAGGAACGTTGGCGGATTTCCTGAAGCATCTAAACCGACCGAAAGAGCGAACGAGCAAAGGGCGAAGGAACAAGGGAGGCAGACCAGCGACTCGGCCGAAAGTGTTGAAGCCTAAGCCTATCCAATTTTAG
- a CDS encoding SGNH/GDSL hydrolase family protein, producing the protein MYSEQERKAGVRSERGYTSATVLSTAANYIMNTTESFTHTYRTYIRLRENGELKLKFWHSNTVDSTWDLGQESAGSEPGGEWSIEAAYVADGGLEPDGSLAAGTQVPVTFAGRACKQVAAGEVFWSDEAVLKLPEGHVLAFTWTLKTRASGKSIPFNVEGMLVSAYDAPGQLASQDTADGFSVSDKLLVLPSYIGYKKEVTKELVFLGDSITQGVRTEKDKYDYWAAGIAEGLGPDYGLWNIGSGWGRAYDVATEGAWLHKALRGNEVLIVLGVNDLDIGKRSAEELLQDLAFIISKIKEANPETAVLLSTVPPFNFEGEREAAWRSVNTQILASPPAGVSRVFDMAAVLSMPSPVDHRIRPEYMSNSDDPHPNGTAGKAVAESFLDWYFKV; encoded by the coding sequence ATGTACAGCGAACAAGAGAGAAAGGCAGGAGTGCGCAGTGAACGGGGCTACACTTCAGCCACGGTGCTGTCCACGGCCGCCAATTATATCATGAACACCACGGAATCATTCACCCATACTTACCGGACTTATATCCGATTGCGGGAGAACGGGGAGCTGAAGCTGAAGTTCTGGCACAGCAATACGGTAGACTCGACATGGGATCTGGGACAGGAATCCGCAGGAAGCGAGCCGGGCGGGGAATGGAGTATCGAAGCAGCCTATGTAGCCGACGGAGGCTTGGAACCGGACGGCAGCCTTGCTGCGGGTACACAGGTTCCGGTTACCTTCGCGGGCAGGGCGTGCAAGCAGGTGGCTGCGGGTGAAGTTTTTTGGAGCGACGAGGCCGTGCTGAAGCTGCCCGAAGGGCATGTTCTGGCCTTCACCTGGACCCTGAAGACACGGGCATCCGGCAAGAGCATACCGTTCAATGTGGAGGGAATGCTGGTTTCGGCTTATGATGCTCCCGGCCAGCTTGCAAGCCAGGATACGGCGGATGGCTTCAGCGTATCGGATAAACTGCTGGTGCTGCCCAGTTATATAGGATACAAGAAAGAGGTAACCAAGGAGCTGGTGTTCTTGGGGGATTCGATTACCCAGGGCGTGCGCACAGAGAAGGACAAATATGATTATTGGGCCGCGGGAATTGCCGAAGGGCTGGGGCCGGATTATGGTCTGTGGAATATCGGCTCCGGCTGGGGCCGGGCGTATGATGTAGCCACTGAAGGCGCTTGGCTGCACAAAGCTCTGCGAGGCAATGAGGTCTTGATTGTGCTCGGGGTCAATGATCTGGATATCGGTAAGCGTTCGGCTGAAGAGCTGCTTCAGGATCTGGCGTTTATCATCTCCAAGATCAAGGAGGCGAATCCTGAAACAGCAGTCCTCCTGAGCACCGTGCCGCCGTTCAATTTCGAAGGGGAGCGGGAAGCAGCCTGGCGCAGCGTCAACACCCAGATCCTTGCAAGCCCGCCAGCGGGAGTCAGCCGTGTGTTTGACATGGCCGCTGTGCTGTCTATGCCTTCTCCCGTTGATCACAGAATCCGCCCTGAATATATGAGTAACAGTGATGACCCGCATCCGAACGGCACCGCGGGCAAGGCGGTGGCTGAGTCTTTCCTGGACTGGTATTTTAAAGTATAA
- the yicI gene encoding alpha-xylosidase, with product MKFTDGLWLVRDGITINGAVQNYAVEQTSEGLTAITQTTPITGRSATLNSTLLTVKFHSPLPGVVGVKIIHNEGVIERGPVFELTKGTGDHVQIEETEAQTVLISGGLRVVINKGTHWSVDFYRGDERITGSGFKSMAYITDQNGNTFMREELDIGVGEFVYGLGERFTAFVKNGQVVDLWNKDGGTSSEQAYKNIPFYVTSKGYGVFVNHPELVSYEIGSEKVKKAQFSVAGESLEYFVIEGPTIKEVISKYTSLTGKPALPPAWTFGLWLTTSFTTDYDEATVNSFVEGMAERDLPLHVFHFDCFWMREYQWTDFQWDSRVFPDPVGMLKRLKEKGLKICVWINSYIGQRSPLFEEGKKNGYLIKKANGDVYQTDLWQAGMGIVDFTNPAACEWYAGYLRGLVDMGVDSFKTDFGERIPTDVVYFDGSDPNKMHNYYTQMYNKVVFEVLEEKLGKNEAALFARSATAGGQQFPVHWGGDCYADYESMAESLRGGLSLGLSGFGFWSHDIGGFENTAPAHVFKRWLAFGLLSSHSRLHGSTSYRVPWAYDDEAVDVTRFFTKLKCSLMPYLYDVAGQAHEQGWASMRAMVMEFPEDPTCEVLDRQYMLGDSLLVAPIFQENGEVKYYLPAGRWTHLLSGKTVQGGAWRKETHDFFSLPVYVRPNSLLAIGSVDTKPDYDFAEGVKFGLYSLEDGAAATATVRDLTGAPELTVKAERSGSKITVTAEGSGKAFTFAVKDLGAIASVSGAEQADETTVTVAAGSKSVSFSVELK from the coding sequence ATGAAATTTACAGACGGTCTTTGGCTGGTTCGCGACGGGATCACGATCAATGGCGCAGTGCAGAATTATGCAGTAGAGCAAACCTCTGAGGGTTTAACTGCGATTACCCAGACTACTCCGATTACAGGACGTTCAGCAACGCTGAACTCGACACTTTTGACTGTGAAATTCCATTCCCCGCTTCCGGGTGTAGTAGGCGTTAAGATCATTCATAATGAGGGTGTAATCGAACGCGGTCCGGTCTTCGAATTGACTAAGGGAACTGGCGATCACGTACAAATCGAAGAAACCGAAGCACAAACCGTACTGATCAGCGGCGGGCTTCGTGTAGTTATCAACAAAGGCACTCACTGGTCCGTGGATTTCTACCGGGGTGACGAGCGCATTACCGGCAGTGGTTTCAAATCGATGGCTTATATCACTGACCAGAACGGCAACACGTTCATGCGTGAAGAGCTGGATATCGGTGTAGGCGAATTCGTTTATGGTCTGGGCGAGCGCTTTACCGCTTTTGTGAAAAATGGACAGGTAGTTGATCTCTGGAACAAGGATGGCGGCACCAGCTCCGAGCAGGCGTACAAGAACATTCCGTTCTACGTAACAAGCAAAGGCTACGGTGTATTCGTCAACCATCCTGAGCTGGTTTCCTACGAAATCGGTTCGGAGAAGGTGAAGAAAGCCCAGTTCAGTGTAGCTGGGGAGAGCCTGGAATATTTCGTGATTGAAGGACCTACGATCAAAGAGGTCATCAGTAAATATACTTCCCTTACCGGCAAGCCTGCGCTTCCACCGGCATGGACCTTCGGCCTGTGGCTGACGACTTCGTTCACCACCGACTATGATGAAGCTACTGTAAATTCCTTCGTAGAAGGCATGGCTGAGCGTGATCTGCCGCTGCATGTCTTCCACTTCGACTGTTTCTGGATGCGTGAATACCAATGGACGGATTTCCAGTGGGACTCGCGTGTATTCCCGGACCCGGTGGGCATGCTGAAACGCCTGAAGGAAAAAGGCCTTAAGATCTGCGTGTGGATCAACTCCTATATCGGCCAGCGTTCGCCGTTGTTTGAAGAAGGCAAGAAAAACGGCTATCTGATCAAAAAAGCAAACGGCGACGTATACCAGACGGATCTCTGGCAGGCGGGCATGGGAATTGTCGATTTCACGAACCCTGCTGCTTGTGAATGGTATGCCGGTTACCTGCGCGGTCTAGTGGATATGGGCGTAGACAGCTTCAAGACTGACTTCGGTGAACGGATTCCAACCGATGTCGTCTATTTCGACGGCTCCGATCCGAATAAAATGCACAACTATTACACTCAGATGTACAACAAGGTTGTCTTCGAAGTATTGGAAGAGAAGCTTGGCAAGAATGAAGCAGCTCTCTTCGCACGTTCGGCAACCGCCGGCGGGCAGCAGTTCCCGGTTCACTGGGGCGGCGATTGCTACGCGGATTATGAGTCAATGGCAGAGAGCCTTCGCGGCGGACTGTCGTTAGGACTCTCCGGCTTCGGCTTCTGGAGCCATGATATCGGCGGCTTCGAGAATACGGCTCCGGCACATGTCTTCAAACGCTGGCTGGCCTTCGGACTTCTCTCCAGCCATAGCCGTCTGCATGGCAGCACCTCGTACCGTGTGCCTTGGGCATATGATGACGAAGCGGTAGATGTTACCCGGTTCTTCACCAAGCTCAAATGCAGTCTGATGCCGTACCTCTATGATGTGGCCGGACAGGCGCATGAGCAGGGCTGGGCATCGATGCGTGCGATGGTAATGGAATTCCCGGAAGATCCGACGTGCGAAGTATTGGACCGTCAATATATGCTTGGCGATTCTCTGCTGGTAGCTCCAATCTTCCAGGAGAATGGCGAAGTAAAATATTACCTGCCGGCTGGACGCTGGACTCACCTGCTGAGCGGGAAGACTGTGCAGGGTGGAGCATGGCGCAAGGAAACACATGATTTCTTCAGCCTGCCGGTTTATGTTCGTCCTAATTCACTGCTCGCAATCGGCAGCGTGGATACTAAGCCGGATTACGATTTCGCTGAAGGTGTGAAATTCGGCCTGTATTCTCTGGAAGACGGCGCAGCAGCTACAGCTACTGTCCGCGATTTGACAGGTGCTCCTGAGCTGACCGTGAAGGCTGAACGCAGCGGTAGCAAGATTACGGTTACTGCTGAAGGCAGCGGCAAGGCCTTCACCTTCGCTGTGAAGGACCTAGGCGCTATTGCATCCGTTAGTGGTGCAGAGCAGGCAGACGAGACTACCGTAACGGTAGCTGCAGGCAGCAAATCGGTATCGTTCAGCGTGGAACTGAAGTAG
- a CDS encoding cellulase family glycosylhydrolase, giving the protein MLLKRLFVITCMLLLAVMVTDLPVHAETIEKRSAMQAYVEAIGPGWNLGNTFEAAGEETSWGNPSTTRAFINQIAAEGYRSIRIPITWKHRMGDAPDYVIQNEFMTRIQDIVDWSLDADLHVIINLHHDTNWILNMETEHDEVVARFNAAWTQIAEHFKDYPDTLMFESLNEPRFSEDWSKDAPEYFEMLDELNVSFHTIVRHSGGHNNKRPLVLSTLTASPTEARLDELASTITKLKDDNLIATFHYYGYYPFSVNLGGSTTFDDKAREDLIQAFDRAYDTFTAQGIPVIVGEFGLLGFDKSLDTVHHGEILKFFEYLTYYAQEKKMPLMLWDNGQHFDRRTLKWVDEDLHQVMKQGLKRRSSNAETDSIYIKKDSEIKDVTIPLNLNGNTFTALIYEEQALVKGTDYELDGDNLIVKSALLQRLVTKQNGINATVTSTFSAGVDWTINVIYYDTPSLTRSQGPEGIFTIPAQFNGDSLATMEAVYTQGGNAGPNDWTPFKEYNRTFYPDYTTGEIKFTDEFWRDVKDGEVQLKLHFWSGEVIPYTITKESGKIVGVSADDAKEKAAEQAADTPADSGNSAAAAVSAQPSGDVPQSEEDNNNSSFLLPVSALLVLAGALIYWRKARRK; this is encoded by the coding sequence ATGTTGCTTAAACGCTTGTTCGTCATTACTTGTATGTTGCTGCTTGCTGTTATGGTGACGGATCTTCCTGTGCATGCAGAAACCATAGAAAAGAGGAGTGCCATGCAAGCCTACGTTGAAGCTATCGGGCCAGGCTGGAATTTAGGAAATACCTTTGAGGCTGCCGGGGAAGAAACCTCATGGGGAAATCCGAGTACAACCCGGGCTTTCATTAACCAAATTGCTGCTGAAGGCTACCGAAGCATCCGTATCCCCATTACATGGAAGCACCGGATGGGCGACGCTCCTGATTATGTGATCCAGAACGAATTTATGACTAGAATTCAAGACATTGTTGATTGGTCTCTGGACGCGGATCTTCACGTCATCATTAACCTTCATCACGATACAAACTGGATCTTGAACATGGAGACGGAGCATGATGAGGTGGTTGCCAGATTTAATGCGGCCTGGACGCAGATTGCGGAGCATTTCAAGGATTATCCGGACACCTTGATGTTTGAGAGTCTGAATGAACCACGCTTCTCCGAAGATTGGAGCAAGGACGCCCCTGAATATTTTGAAATGCTGGATGAGCTGAACGTTTCTTTCCATACCATCGTTCGTCATTCCGGAGGGCATAACAATAAGCGTCCACTCGTACTCTCTACCCTTACGGCCTCCCCGACGGAGGCCAGGCTGGATGAGTTAGCCAGCACAATAACGAAATTGAAGGACGACAACCTTATTGCAACGTTCCACTATTATGGATATTATCCGTTCAGTGTGAACCTGGGAGGTTCAACAACGTTCGATGACAAGGCCAGGGAGGATCTGATTCAAGCCTTCGACCGGGCTTATGATACCTTCACGGCTCAAGGCATACCGGTCATTGTGGGGGAATTCGGGCTGCTCGGGTTCGATAAATCGCTGGACACCGTTCATCACGGTGAAATCTTGAAGTTTTTTGAATACCTCACCTATTATGCCCAGGAAAAAAAGATGCCGCTGATGCTGTGGGATAACGGCCAGCATTTCGACAGACGCACCCTCAAGTGGGTGGATGAGGACCTTCATCAGGTTATGAAGCAGGGGCTTAAGCGCCGTTCCTCCAACGCAGAGACCGATTCTATCTATATTAAAAAGGATTCGGAAATCAAGGACGTGACGATCCCCTTGAATTTGAACGGGAACACCTTCACTGCCCTGATCTACGAGGAACAGGCATTAGTAAAAGGAACGGATTACGAGCTTGACGGGGATAACTTAATCGTTAAATCTGCGTTGCTGCAGAGGCTTGTTACGAAGCAGAACGGCATCAATGCAACAGTAACTTCCACTTTCAGTGCGGGGGTTGACTGGACTATAAATGTTATTTATTATGACACACCAAGCCTGACAAGGTCGCAAGGGCCTGAAGGGATCTTCACTATCCCGGCCCAGTTCAATGGGGACAGCCTGGCTACTATGGAAGCGGTCTATACCCAAGGGGGCAATGCCGGTCCCAATGATTGGACTCCCTTCAAGGAGTACAACCGTACCTTCTATCCGGACTATACCACTGGAGAGATTAAGTTCACGGACGAATTCTGGAGAGATGTGAAGGATGGGGAAGTGCAGCTGAAGTTGCATTTCTGGAGCGGCGAAGTGATCCCCTATACGATTACAAAAGAAAGCGGGAAAATCGTAGGGGTATCCGCAGACGATGCGAAGGAGAAAGCAGCAGAACAAGCAGCCGACACACCGGCAGACTCTGGAAATTCAGCAGCTGCAGCAGTTTCAGCACAGCCCTCCGGGGATGTTCCCCAATCAGAGGAGGATAACAATAACAGTAGTTTCCTACTGCCGGTATCGGCATTGCTAGTCTTGGCAGGAGCGCTTATCTACTGGAGAAAGGCAAGAAGGAAATAA
- a CDS encoding AraC family transcriptional regulator, with translation MDHSSQRLLKEDRVHGDVMFPLAAYWIELPAGTPVLDTHWHEEAEFFLLLEGEILFQVDTDYFPLRVGEAVFIESGDIHAAYVASEGPCRFCALVFHPDLLASAQYDVIQQQTILPLQEKRQTFPRHITPAIPWQGELLKGLNALMEAYDHKMPGFEAFMKGTLLIMLSIIAPEGRFENRSLSDDADTTKINRLKKVILYIQENYREPIRTHELSELIPMSEGQFFRFFKAMTRKTPVDYINSYRIRQAAELLRQSERKISDIALEVGFDNVSYFIKVFRKTMKCSPSQFRKGEGQSSAQGQLYP, from the coding sequence ATGGACCACAGCTCCCAGCGTTTGCTCAAGGAAGACCGCGTGCATGGTGATGTTATGTTTCCACTGGCTGCCTACTGGATCGAGCTGCCTGCCGGAACGCCGGTGCTGGATACCCATTGGCATGAGGAGGCTGAGTTCTTCCTGCTGCTGGAGGGGGAGATCCTGTTCCAGGTGGATACGGACTATTTCCCGCTGCGGGTGGGAGAAGCCGTGTTCATTGAATCAGGAGATATCCATGCTGCCTATGTGGCAAGTGAAGGGCCTTGCCGCTTCTGCGCATTGGTCTTCCATCCGGATCTGCTCGCCAGCGCCCAATATGATGTGATCCAGCAGCAGACGATTCTGCCGCTCCAGGAGAAACGCCAGACCTTCCCAAGACATATTACCCCGGCCATTCCCTGGCAGGGGGAGCTGTTGAAAGGGCTGAACGCCCTGATGGAAGCCTATGATCATAAAATGCCCGGATTCGAAGCATTTATGAAAGGCACGCTGTTAATCATGCTGTCGATCATCGCGCCCGAGGGCCGGTTCGAGAACCGCAGCCTGTCAGATGATGCCGATACCACCAAGATCAACCGACTGAAGAAGGTAATCCTCTATATCCAGGAGAACTACCGCGAGCCGATCCGCACCCATGAGCTGTCCGAGCTAATTCCGATGAGCGAAGGCCAGTTCTTCCGCTTCTTCAAAGCCATGACCCGCAAGACGCCTGTTGACTATATCAATTCCTACCGCATCCGCCAGGCCGCCGAATTGTTGCGCCAGAGTGAACGCAAAATATCCGACATCGCACTCGAGGTCGGATTCGACAATGTCAGTTACTTCATTAAAGTGTTCCGCAAGACGATGAAATGCTCCCCCTCCCAATTCCGCAAGGGAGAGGGGCAGTCCTCCGCACAGGGCCAGTTATATCCGTAA
- a CDS encoding class I SAM-dependent methyltransferase — MLKSLHAIEAYRESGQLSGGSYPWLDAIAQAEETIVNLERVESLHELEYLNPVLDYVERSLRLLDSLPLSYWIKELVEETLVWSETAKGGTLRQRRQWQAEGVNIFVHNIGSAQLYWRHVSGIGEHGLQFAGATEPGGAEADQKVIVHRLIETHGLIGQQIRGEVPPLVNRPLSAMVEDGLLTADELERLLFALNHCIISAVSPELWQEVRVQVMELIAVIASGDLHAVLPMKERLRRMRAGAIVQGEDYDTEWSLLVQEGFNPEVLEPMQPMTFWYVESALQTFSLEQFLKVMALTACGSKLSGLNHISYETVMNSIYYDYKGVKKINVYKKRIIEKYLSGLAWPDILNGFTPPGNPHLIHRLGREDHLPDTLFVHFEFSPAAEKLIEFCMEAEKSALYERAVLLLFDLFDLRRDAFDRFHNEDTYLSQMNDTADYKAVILEYVTGRKVLDIGPGGGVLLDLIEERMPGVIPVGIDISSNVVEALRQKKQREGRLWEVLQGDALNLKDFVEPGTVDTVIFSSILHELYSYVPLNGAKFNHDTVGAALRSSYEVLAAGGAIIIRDGIMTEPESQRRRVRFLEPGGMASLERYAKDFAGRTLQVEQVNEHEVLMPVNDAMEFLYTYTWGEEAYIHEVQEQFGYFTPSQYEAFIHRTLGERAKIEVFRHYLQEGYTEALQGRVVIMDEQGQRVALPDSTCFIVIRKEG; from the coding sequence ATGCTGAAATCCCTGCATGCCATTGAAGCCTACCGGGAGAGCGGGCAGCTCTCCGGCGGAAGCTATCCCTGGCTGGACGCTATCGCTCAGGCGGAAGAAACGATTGTTAATCTGGAACGGGTAGAATCGCTGCATGAACTGGAATACCTCAATCCGGTGCTGGATTATGTGGAGCGCAGTCTGCGTCTGCTGGACAGTCTGCCACTCTCTTACTGGATTAAAGAGCTGGTGGAAGAGACGCTCGTCTGGTCGGAAACGGCCAAAGGGGGCACGTTGCGCCAGCGGCGGCAGTGGCAGGCGGAGGGCGTTAATATTTTTGTCCACAATATCGGTTCGGCCCAGCTCTATTGGCGCCATGTAAGTGGAATCGGGGAGCATGGCCTGCAGTTTGCCGGCGCGACGGAACCGGGCGGTGCGGAAGCGGACCAAAAAGTAATTGTACATCGGCTGATCGAAACCCACGGCCTGATCGGACAGCAGATCCGGGGTGAGGTGCCTCCGCTTGTGAACCGCCCGCTATCTGCGATGGTGGAGGACGGGCTGCTGACTGCCGATGAGCTGGAGCGGCTGCTGTTCGCATTGAATCACTGCATTATATCCGCCGTTTCGCCGGAGCTGTGGCAGGAGGTGCGGGTACAGGTCATGGAGCTGATTGCTGTAATCGCTTCGGGTGATCTTCATGCTGTACTGCCAATGAAGGAGCGGCTGCGGAGAATGCGTGCGGGTGCGATTGTCCAGGGTGAGGATTATGATACGGAATGGAGTCTTCTTGTGCAGGAAGGCTTCAATCCCGAGGTGCTGGAGCCTATGCAGCCCATGACCTTCTGGTATGTGGAATCGGCGTTGCAGACCTTCTCGCTGGAGCAGTTTCTGAAGGTGATGGCGCTCACAGCCTGCGGCAGCAAGTTATCCGGCCTGAACCATATCAGTTATGAAACGGTAATGAACAGTATTTATTATGACTACAAGGGCGTTAAGAAAATCAATGTGTACAAGAAGCGGATTATCGAGAAATACCTCTCCGGGCTGGCCTGGCCGGATATTCTGAACGGCTTCACTCCACCGGGCAATCCGCATCTGATTCACCGGCTGGGCCGGGAGGACCACCTGCCGGACACGCTGTTTGTTCATTTCGAATTCTCTCCTGCGGCAGAGAAGTTGATCGAATTCTGTATGGAAGCTGAGAAATCAGCGCTCTATGAGCGGGCCGTACTGCTGTTGTTCGATCTGTTCGATCTGCGCCGGGATGCCTTCGACCGTTTCCACAATGAAGACACGTATTTAAGTCAAATGAATGATACTGCAGATTACAAAGCCGTCATTCTGGAGTATGTCACCGGCCGTAAAGTGCTGGATATCGGCCCGGGCGGAGGTGTGCTGTTGGATCTGATCGAGGAGCGTATGCCGGGAGTGATTCCGGTCGGCATTGATATTTCCAGTAATGTGGTTGAAGCACTGCGCCAGAAGAAGCAGCGGGAGGGCCGCCTCTGGGAGGTGCTGCAGGGCGATGCGCTGAACCTGAAGGACTTCGTGGAGCCAGGCACGGTGGATACAGTAATCTTCTCCTCCATTCTGCATGAGCTGTATTCCTATGTGCCACTGAACGGCGCCAAATTCAACCATGACACTGTAGGTGCAGCGCTGCGCAGCAGCTATGAGGTGCTGGCGGCCGGGGGCGCGATCATTATCCGCGACGGCATTATGACCGAGCCGGAGAGCCAGCGGCGGCGGGTACGGTTTCTTGAACCGGGAGGAATGGCTTCACTGGAGCGTTATGCGAAGGATTTTGCCGGACGGACCCTTCAGGTTGAGCAGGTTAATGAGCATGAGGTGCTGATGCCTGTGAATGATGCGATGGAATTTCTCTACACCTACACCTGGGGAGAGGAAGCTTATATTCATGAGGTGCAGGAGCAGTTCGGCTATTTCACTCCATCGCAATATGAGGCTTTCATTCACCGCACCTTGGGTGAGCGGGCCAAGATTGAAGTGTTCCGCCACTATTTGCAGGAAGGGTATACCGAGGCACTGCAGGGCAGGGTAGTGATCATGGATGAGCAGGGGCAAAGGGTTGCGCTGCCGGACAGCACCTGCTTCATTGTAATACGGAAGGAAGGCTGA